Proteins found in one Sardina pilchardus chromosome 3, fSarPil1.1, whole genome shotgun sequence genomic segment:
- the arf2a gene encoding ADP-ribosylation factor 2a, whose amino-acid sequence MGNVFAGLFKNLFGKKEMRILMVGLDAAGKTTILYKLKLGEIVTTIPTIGFNVETVEYKNISFTVWDVGGQDKIRPLWRHYFQNTQGLIFVVDSNDRERVNEAREELTRMLAEDELRDAVLLVFANKQDLPNAMNAAEITDKLGLHSLRHRNWYIQATCATSGDGLYEGLDWLSNQLKNAK is encoded by the exons ATGGGGAACGTTTTCGCAGGCCTGTTCAAGAACCTCTTTGGGAAGAAGGAGATGAGAATCCTCATGGTGGGTCTGGATGCTGCAGGAAAGACCACCATCCTGTACAAGCTCAAGCTGGGAGAAATCGTCACCACCATCCCCACCATTG GCTTTAATGTAGAAACGGTGGAATACAAGAACATCAGTTTTACGGTGTGGGACGTGGGCGGTCAGGATAAGATCCGGCCCCTCTGGAGACACTACTTCCAGAACACACAGG GACTTATCTTTGTGGTGGACAGCAACGATAGGGAGCGAGTGAACGAGGCGCGGGAGGAGCTAACGCGCATGCTGGCGGAGGACGAGCTCAGAGACGCAGTGCTGCTTGTCTTCGCTAACAAACAG GATCTGCCCAACGCTATGAACGCGGCGGAGATCACCGACAAGCTGGGCCTGCACTCCCTGCGCCACCGCAACTGGTACATCCAGGCCACCTGCGCCACCAGCGGAGACGGCCTCTACGAGGGCCTGGACTGGCTCTCCAACCAGCTGAAGAACGCCAAATGA